One genomic segment of Hordeum vulgare subsp. vulgare chromosome 2H, MorexV3_pseudomolecules_assembly, whole genome shotgun sequence includes these proteins:
- the LOC123426482 gene encoding nuclear transport factor 2-like isoform X1 — MAAPTPPPAAPAPAPAAAAPGPTPPAQVVGNAFVQQYYNILHQSPELVFRFYQEASRIGRPATTGADMDTVTTMEVPLTPRPLFPRFRSGHLGAGLECWETFSGVLNGFFLQAINEKIMSMDIARAEIRGVDAQESLCGGVTVLVTGHLTGKDDVCREFAQSFFLAPQEKGYFVLNDILRYVGQGEADPSLPPPQQQLPAPELDAVVAPAAALANGTVAPAETVPREQEASPQPEPILSESVPRPNEEDDPKEEVYNPPNEAEVPVVEETPVPEVIDEVPNNVATSIPVSSPPVPHEEAPKKSYASIVKVMKAVLPPNSAVPYRPAPPKPEKQAPAPAPVVAVDAPTFSPNPESSNIQDPEVDALAVYVKNLPLHATPSQLEEEFKRFGTIKHDGIQVRSHKIQGFCYGFIEFEDASSVQSALAASPVTIDDRPCHVEEKRTPGSRGSSRGRFPPGRGGSFRGEGMRGRGSYTGGRGYGRGEYNYRSEYGGRGGGRGGSGRGGDVGYQRVDHSATGGRGGARAAAK; from the exons ATGGCCGCGCCGACGCCTCCgcccgccgcccccgcccccgcccccgccgccgccgcgccaggACCGACGCCGCCGGCGCAAGTG GTGGGCAACGCCTTCGTGCAGCAGTACTACAACATCCTCCACCAGTCCCCGGAGCTCGTCTTCCGCTTCTACCAGGAGGCCAGCCGCATCGGCCGCCCCGCCACCACCGGTGCCGACATGGATACCGTCACCACCATGGAGGTACCGCTCACTCCCCGTCCCTTGTTCCCTCGGTTCAGATCTGGGCATCTGGGGGCTGGCCTTGAATGTTGGGAGACTTTCTCAGGGGTTCTGAATGGTTTCTTCCTGCAGGCGATTAACGAGAAGATCATGTCCATGGACATCGCGCGGGCGGAGATCAGGGGTGTGGACGCGCAGGAGTCGCTATGTGGCGGTGTGACCGTGCTCGTCACGGGCCACCTCACTGGGAAGGACGACGTCTGCCGCGAGTTCGCGCAGTCCTTCTTCCTTGCGCCGCAGGAGAAGGGTTACTTCGTGCTCAACGACATATTACGTTATGTCGGCCAGGGTGAGGCCGACCCGTCATTGCCGCCCCCTCAGCAGCAGCTGCCGGCACCGGAGTTGGATGCAGTGGTTGCCCCTGCTGCCGCCCTGGCAAATGGTACTGTTGCCCCTGCGGAGACTGTGCCTCGCGAGCAGG AGGCTTCGCCGCAGCCAGAGCCGATTCTCTCTGAGTCTGTGCCTCGTCCTAACGAGGAGGATGATCCCAAGGAGGAGGTTTACAACCCACCGAATGAGGCGGAGGTGCCTGTTGTGGAGGAAACACCGGTTCCTGAGGTCATAGATGAAGTGCCAAATAATGTAGCAACCTCCATACCGGTTTCGTCTCCCCCTGTACCGCATGAGGAGGCCCCTAAGAAGTCGTACGCTTCAATT GTCAAAGTCATGAAAGCAGTTCTGCCACCAAATTCCGCCGTTCCTTACAGGCCTGCACCACCAAAACCGGAGAAGcaagctcctgctcctgctcctgttgTGGCTGTTGATGCTCCAACTTTCAGTCCTAATCCTGAGAGCAGCAACATTCAAGACCCAGAAG TTGATGCGCTTGCGGTGTATGTAAAAAATCTGCCCCTACATGCCACACCAAGCCAATTAGAAGAGGAGTTCAAAAGATTTGGTACTATTAAACATGATGGTATCCAAGTTAGAAGCCACAAG ATTCAAGGGTTCTGTTACGGCTTCATAGAGTTTGAGGATGCCAGCTCAGTTCAAAGTGCACTCGCG GCTTCTCCTGTGACGATTGATGACCGACCATGCCATGTTGAAGAAAAAAGAACTCCTGGTTCACGTG GTAGTAGCAGGGGAAGGTTTCCACCGGGTAGAGGTGGCAGCTTCCGAGGTGAAGGCATGAGAGGCCGTGGTAGTTACACTGGAGGGAGAGGCTATGGAAGGGGCGAGTACAACTATCGATCTGAGTATGGAGGCAGAGGCGGTGGTAGAGGTGGGTCAGGTCGTGGAGGTGATGTTGGCTACCAGCGGGTCGATCACTCTGCCaccggtggtcgtggtggtgcccGGGCAGCCGCAAAGTGA
- the LOC123426482 gene encoding nuclear transport factor 2-like isoform X2, which translates to MAAPTPPPAAPAPAPAAAAPGPTPPAQVVGNAFVQQYYNILHQSPELVFRFYQEASRIGRPATTGADMDTVTTMEAINEKIMSMDIARAEIRGVDAQESLCGGVTVLVTGHLTGKDDVCREFAQSFFLAPQEKGYFVLNDILRYVGQGEADPSLPPPQQQLPAPELDAVVAPAAALANGTVAPAETVPREQEASPQPEPILSESVPRPNEEDDPKEEVYNPPNEAEVPVVEETPVPEVIDEVPNNVATSIPVSSPPVPHEEAPKKSYASIVKVMKAVLPPNSAVPYRPAPPKPEKQAPAPAPVVAVDAPTFSPNPESSNIQDPEVDALAVYVKNLPLHATPSQLEEEFKRFGTIKHDGIQVRSHKIQGFCYGFIEFEDASSVQSALAASPVTIDDRPCHVEEKRTPGSRGSSRGRFPPGRGGSFRGEGMRGRGSYTGGRGYGRGEYNYRSEYGGRGGGRGGSGRGGDVGYQRVDHSATGGRGGARAAAK; encoded by the exons ATGGCCGCGCCGACGCCTCCgcccgccgcccccgcccccgcccccgccgccgccgcgccaggACCGACGCCGCCGGCGCAAGTG GTGGGCAACGCCTTCGTGCAGCAGTACTACAACATCCTCCACCAGTCCCCGGAGCTCGTCTTCCGCTTCTACCAGGAGGCCAGCCGCATCGGCCGCCCCGCCACCACCGGTGCCGACATGGATACCGTCACCACCATGGAG GCGATTAACGAGAAGATCATGTCCATGGACATCGCGCGGGCGGAGATCAGGGGTGTGGACGCGCAGGAGTCGCTATGTGGCGGTGTGACCGTGCTCGTCACGGGCCACCTCACTGGGAAGGACGACGTCTGCCGCGAGTTCGCGCAGTCCTTCTTCCTTGCGCCGCAGGAGAAGGGTTACTTCGTGCTCAACGACATATTACGTTATGTCGGCCAGGGTGAGGCCGACCCGTCATTGCCGCCCCCTCAGCAGCAGCTGCCGGCACCGGAGTTGGATGCAGTGGTTGCCCCTGCTGCCGCCCTGGCAAATGGTACTGTTGCCCCTGCGGAGACTGTGCCTCGCGAGCAGG AGGCTTCGCCGCAGCCAGAGCCGATTCTCTCTGAGTCTGTGCCTCGTCCTAACGAGGAGGATGATCCCAAGGAGGAGGTTTACAACCCACCGAATGAGGCGGAGGTGCCTGTTGTGGAGGAAACACCGGTTCCTGAGGTCATAGATGAAGTGCCAAATAATGTAGCAACCTCCATACCGGTTTCGTCTCCCCCTGTACCGCATGAGGAGGCCCCTAAGAAGTCGTACGCTTCAATT GTCAAAGTCATGAAAGCAGTTCTGCCACCAAATTCCGCCGTTCCTTACAGGCCTGCACCACCAAAACCGGAGAAGcaagctcctgctcctgctcctgttgTGGCTGTTGATGCTCCAACTTTCAGTCCTAATCCTGAGAGCAGCAACATTCAAGACCCAGAAG TTGATGCGCTTGCGGTGTATGTAAAAAATCTGCCCCTACATGCCACACCAAGCCAATTAGAAGAGGAGTTCAAAAGATTTGGTACTATTAAACATGATGGTATCCAAGTTAGAAGCCACAAG ATTCAAGGGTTCTGTTACGGCTTCATAGAGTTTGAGGATGCCAGCTCAGTTCAAAGTGCACTCGCG GCTTCTCCTGTGACGATTGATGACCGACCATGCCATGTTGAAGAAAAAAGAACTCCTGGTTCACGTG GTAGTAGCAGGGGAAGGTTTCCACCGGGTAGAGGTGGCAGCTTCCGAGGTGAAGGCATGAGAGGCCGTGGTAGTTACACTGGAGGGAGAGGCTATGGAAGGGGCGAGTACAACTATCGATCTGAGTATGGAGGCAGAGGCGGTGGTAGAGGTGGGTCAGGTCGTGGAGGTGATGTTGGCTACCAGCGGGTCGATCACTCTGCCaccggtggtcgtggtggtgcccGGGCAGCCGCAAAGTGA
- the LOC123426481 gene encoding chloroplast envelope quinone oxidoreductase homolog, with the protein MATPASTPAKMRAVQYDACGSGAAGLKHVELPVPSAKKNEVLLKLQAATINPVDWKIQKGDLRPLLPRRLPFIPVTDVAGVVVDVGPGVKGLTAGDQVVAMLNSLNGGGLAEYAVASANLTVKRPAEVSAAEGAGLPIAAGTALQALRSIGAKFDGTGKPLNVLVTAASGGVGLYLVQLAKLANLHVTATCGARNMDLVKSLGADEVMDYKTPEGTSLQSPSGRKYDGVVHCTVGVSWSSFQPLLTDAGRVIDITPNFSAILTSALHWVTFSKKRLVPLLLSPNKADLEFLVGLLKEGKLKTVIDSRFPLSDAGKAWQSSIDGHATGKIVVEMES; encoded by the exons ATGGCCACCCCAGCGTCGACGCCGGCGAAGATGCGGGCCGTGCAGTACGACGCCTGCGGCAGTGGCGCCGCCGGCCTCAAG CATGTAGAACTCCCCGTCCCTTCAGCAAAGAAGAATGAGGTCCTGTTGAAACTGCAAGCTGCAACCATCAATCCAGTTGACTGGAAGATACAGAAAGGGGACTTGCGGCCTCTGCTGCCTCGTAGACTGCCTTTTATCCCAG TGACTGATGTTGCCGGAGTAGTTGTTGATGTTGGTCCTGGAGTAAAAGGTCTCACAGCAGGCGATCAAGTCGTCGCCATGTTGAACTCTCTT AACGGAGGTGGACTCGCAGAGTACGCAGTAGCGTCCGCAAACCTGACTGTCAAAAGGCCagctgaggtttctgcagctgagggtgCTGGGCTTCCCATTGCTGCGGGCACTGCGCTCCAGGCACTGAGGTCCATTGGTGCCAAGTTTGATGGCACCGGCAAGCCATTAAACGTGTTGGTCACCGCTGCCTCTGGCGGCGTAGGCCTGTACTTGGTGCAGCTTGCAAAGCTAGCGAACCTTCATGTTACCGCCACCTGCGGCGCCCGCAACATGGATCTTGTGAAGAGCTTGGGCGCGGATGAGGTGATGGACTACAAGACCCCAGAGGGGACGAGCCTGCAGAGCCCCTCCGGCAGGAAGTACGACGGCGTGGTTCACTGCACCGTCGGTGTCAGCTGGTCGTCTTTCCAGCCATTGCTGACTGACGCCGGGAGAGTTATCGACATCACCCCCAATTTCTCGGCCATCCTCACATCTGCGCTGCACTGGGTGACGTTCTCCAAGAAGCGCCTCGTGCCCCTGCTCCTGTCGCCCAACAAGGCGGACCTGGAGTTCTTGGTCGGGCTGCTCAAGGAAGGCAAGCTGAAGACGGTGATCGACTCGAGGTTCCCCTTGAGCGACGCAGGCAAggcgtggcaaagcagtatcgatGGCCATGCCACTGGTAAGATTGTTGTTGAGATGGAGAGCTGA